The Haloterrigena turkmenica DSM 5511 genome includes the window TTCTCTCGTTGTTCCACCTGACCAACGTCGTCGGCCTACGGGGGACGTCGGCGCGGGCGCTCGTTGCAGTGACGCCCCTCCTGCTGTCTCTCGGACTGGTCGCCGTCGGCGTCCTGCTCGCTCGAGGGCGACTGCTCTCCGCGCGGTTCGTCGGACGGATACTGGCGTGGACCTGCGCGGGCGTGCTGGCGCTCTCGGCGCTCGGCGCGTGGCTGTTCGCCGCGACCGTCGTCGGCGAGGTCTCGCTTTTGAACCCGCTCGCGGCGATGGTCAACGTCGCGACCGTCGGCGCGCTCGTCGGCCTGCTGGTCGGCGTCTACGACGTCCGGGGACTGGAGCGCCAGCGGTCGATCGAACAGTTAAACCGGATCAACGACACGCTTCGCATCGCGACGCGCGAACTGGTGGACAAGACGGAGCGGGCGGAACTCGAGCAGGCCGTCTGCGACCGACTGAGCGAGTCCGCCCCCTACGAGGCCGTCTGGATCGGTCGATACGACGAGGGCGACGTCCACGTTCGCCCCGTAGCGTGGTCCGGGTTCGACGACGAATACTTCGAGTCGCTCGAAGTTACCGTCGACGACACGCCGACCGGCACCGGCGCCGGCGGCCGCGCGATCAAGACCCGCGAACTCCAGTGCGTGCCGAACGTGTTCGAGGATCCGACGATGGAACCGTGGTGGCACCTGTTGGAAATGCACGGCGTCGAGTCGCTCGCCGTCGTGCCGATCGATCACGGCGACACCGTCTACGGGTTCTTCAGCATCTACGCGGACCGCCAGAACGTGTTCGACGCCCACGAACGAGAGGTGCTCGCGGAACTCGGGGAGACGATCGGTCACGCCATCGCCTCGATCGACACGCGCGAGCGCCTCGCGGAACGCGAGCGCGAACTGGCCCGGCAGAACGAACGGCTGGACGCGTTCGCCGGCGTCGTCTCCCACGACCTCCGAAACCCGTTGAACGTCGCGACGGGCAACCTCGAACTCGCGCGCGAGGAGCGCGACGACGAGTCCCTTCGACGAACCGCGGACGCGCTGGCCCGGATGGACGCCCTCATCGGCGATCTGTTGACGCTCGCGCGACAGGGCAAGCTGGTCGACGACTGCGCGCGCGTTCCGTTTCGCCCCGTCGTCGAAGCGGCGTGGTCGACGGTCGGGTCGTCCGCGGCGACGCTCCGGATCGACGGCGACCTCGGCGTCATCTCCTGCGACCGGGACCGACTGCAGCAGCTCCTCGAGAACCTGTTTCGAAACAGTGTCGAGCACGGGACGACGAACGGCCGGCCCGCGGCCGATGAGGTCGCCGAAAACGCCGACCCGAAGGTGACCGTGACCGTCCGCCGGACGGACGAGGGATTCGTCGTCGAAGACGACGGGCCCGGAATCCCGGCCGACAGTCGCCAGTCGGTGTTCGAAATGGGGTACACGACGAGCGACGCGGGAACCGGGTTCGGACTCAACATCGTCCGAAGCATCGCCGAGGCCCACGGCTGGGACGTCTCGGTCGGCGAGAGCCCCGCGGGCGGCGCTCGCTTCGAATTCACCGGCCTCGAGTCGACCGAGTTGGAGTCCGCCTCCTCCTGACGAGCGGGTTCGATCCGGCGAGTCCGATCGGCGATATCGATTCGCCGAGGTCGCATCGATTAATACCCGTCCGCTCGGTAGCACCATCCAGTGAGCGACTGGAACCAGTTCAAGGGCGACCCGCACCGTTCGGGCGTCCGCCGCGACACAGCGGGACCGGACCGCGTCACGGAAGCCTGGACGGCCGACCTCGCCGGCCCGCCGGGGTCGCCGGTTCTCGACCGCGACACCGTCTTCGTCGGCACGCGGCGGGGCAACTGCTACGCCCTCGAGCGCGAGACCGGCCGCCGTCGCTGGACGGTCGAGACGGCAAGCGAAGTCAAGACGTCGCCGGTCGTCGGACGCGACGCCCTCTACCTCGCCGCCGGCGACGGGACCGTCCGCGCGCTCGACCCCGGGACCGGCGAGCAGCGCTGGGAAACCGAACTCGCGGGCGCGCTCGAGTCGCCGCTCGCGCTGTCCGACGGGCTGCTCTACGCCGGCCACGCGGCCGGCCTCTCGGTGCTCGAGGCCGAGACGGGTACCCGCGTCTGGACCCACGAGACCGAGACCGCGGTCGCCGGCGCGCCGGCGGTCGATCGCGCCGCGGATCGGGAGCGACAGGGGTGGGGAGCGGACCGCGACGAAACGGAGATCGACCTGCTGTCGCTCGACGACGCCGAGATGGACGAGGGGGTGAGCGACCGGGATCGGGTCTACGTCGGCACCGCCGCCGGGACGGTGATCGCGCTCGAGGCGGACACGGGCGAGAAACTGTGGAACGCGCCGACCAGCGGCGCGGTCGTCGACGGGCCGACGGTCGCCGACGGACGGGTGTACGTCGCCGACGAGGACGGCACGCTGGTCGCCTTCCACGCCGACACCGGGCAGTCGTGGTTCACCTACGAGATCCAGGACGCGTTTACGTCGTCCCCGACCGTCCTCCCCGCGGCCGACGCGACGTTCGTCGGCGCCGCCGACGGCTACCTCCACGTCACCGACACTACCTTCGGCCGGCGCAAACTGCGTGGCTGGCTGTTCTCGAAGAAGGGCGTCGCCCTCGACGGCCCGGTTCGCTCGAGCCCCGTCGTCGCAGGGGATGTGCTCTGTATCGGCGACGCCACCGGTTCGCTGTACGGTGTCGACGTCGCCGACGACGCCGAGGACTGCGACTTGGTCTGGTTCGTCGACCTCGAGCACGAGATCGCGGACACGCCCGCGCTCGGCTCCGACGCGCTGTTCGTCGGGACCGACGACGGTCGTCTCCACCGCCTCGAGTGGAAGTCCGATCGATCGGCGCCGTAATCGGTCGATCGAGCGTCCGCTCGTTTCACCTTCGGCTCGTCCCGATTCGTCTCTGGTTCCTCCCGACTCGTTCGCGTCATTTCTGATAAACTCCCTGTCGTGTCCGCGATCGACCCCCGTGCCCGCCCACAGTTTCACTTTCACTTCCCTGTTAACGAGGGTTTATGAGGGGTCCGGCACAAGAAGTGGATATGCCTGAAGCAGACCTCGAGACGCTCCCCGGCGTCGGACCGGCAACCGCAGACAAGCTCCACGACGCTGGCTTCGATTCCTACCAGAGTCTCGCCGTCGCCTCCCCGTCGGAACTGTCGAACACGGCGGACGTCGGCGAGTCCACCGCGTCCGACATCGTCCGCGCGGCCCGCGACGCGGCCGACATCGGCGGCTTCGAGACCGGATCGACCGTCCTCGAGCGACGAAACGAGATCGGCAAACTGAGCTGGCACATCGACGAGGTCGACGATCTGCTCGGCGGCGGGATCGAGACTCAGTCGATCACCGAAGTATATGGTGAGTTCGGCGCCGGCAAGTCCCAGGTCACCCACCAGATGGCGGTCAACGTCCAGCTTCCCAAGGAGGTCGGCGGCCTCCACGGCTGTGCGATCTTCGTGGACAGCGAGGACACGTTCCGCCCCGAGCGAATCGACGACATGGTTCGCGGCCTGCCCGACGAGGCCATCGACGCGACGCTCGAGGACCGCGAGATCGAGGGCTCGGCCGACGACGAGGCCGCCGTCGACGAACTCGTCGAGGACGTCCTCGACAAGATCCACGTCGCGAAGGCGTTCAACTCTAACCACCAGATGCTGCTGGCCGAGAAGGCCAAGGAACTCGCGGGCGAGCACGAGGACTCGGAGTACCCCGTCCGCCTGCTCTGTGTCGACTCGCTGACCGCCCACTTCCGCGCCGAGTACGTCGGCCGTGGCGAACTCGCGGACCGACAGCAGAAGCTCAACAAGCACCTCCACGACCTCGACAAGGTCGGCAACCTCTACAACTGCGCCGTCATCGTCACCAATCAGGTCGCCTCGAACCCCGACTCGTTCTTCGGCGACCCGACCCAGCCGATCGGTGGCAACATCCTCGGACACAAGTCCACGTTCCGCATCTACCTCCGCAAGTCCAAGGGCGACAAGCGGATCGTCCGCCTGGTCGACGCGCCGAACCTCGCCGACGGCGAGGCTGTCATGCGCGTCCAGGACGGTGGGCTAAAGCCCGAATAACGCGCCACACCGCGATTCGATTTTTGAGTTTTCGTCGGTTACTCGAGCGACTCGAGCGAGACGCTGATCGTCTCGTCGCCGTCATCAGAAGCAGCCGCTTCTGATTGGCTCGCGGGAGCTTCGCTCCCGAGAACGTCGACCGCCACGGTAACCTCGTAGCCGGCGTAGACGAAGCCGACGTGCCCGGTCCGCGGACGGCCGCGCCGGGTCGGCGCGAACAATTCGTCTAGCGCTTCCGGATCGATCACGTCCCACAGCGGCGGCAGCGTCAGCGGATCGCAGCGCTCGATGTCGCTCA containing:
- a CDS encoding receiver/sensor box histidine kinase — encoded protein: MRDVSNQLAGRLLAAAGLVLSLFHLTNVVGLRGTSARALVAVTPLLLSLGLVAVGVLLARGRLLSARFVGRILAWTCAGVLALSALGAWLFAATVVGEVSLLNPLAAMVNVATVGALVGLLVGVYDVRGLERQRSIEQLNRINDTLRIATRELVDKTERAELEQAVCDRLSESAPYEAVWIGRYDEGDVHVRPVAWSGFDDEYFESLEVTVDDTPTGTGAGGRAIKTRELQCVPNVFEDPTMEPWWHLLEMHGVESLAVVPIDHGDTVYGFFSIYADRQNVFDAHEREVLAELGETIGHAIASIDTRERLAERERELARQNERLDAFAGVVSHDLRNPLNVATGNLELAREERDDESLRRTADALARMDALIGDLLTLARQGKLVDDCARVPFRPVVEAAWSTVGSSAATLRIDGDLGVISCDRDRLQQLLENLFRNSVEHGTTNGRPAADEVAENADPKVTVTVRRTDEGFVVEDDGPGIPADSRQSVFEMGYTTSDAGTGFGLNIVRSIAEAHGWDVSVGESPAGGARFEFTGLESTELESASS
- a CDS encoding outer membrane protein assembly factor BamB family protein — encoded protein: MSDWNQFKGDPHRSGVRRDTAGPDRVTEAWTADLAGPPGSPVLDRDTVFVGTRRGNCYALERETGRRRWTVETASEVKTSPVVGRDALYLAAGDGTVRALDPGTGEQRWETELAGALESPLALSDGLLYAGHAAGLSVLEAETGTRVWTHETETAVAGAPAVDRAADRERQGWGADRDETEIDLLSLDDAEMDEGVSDRDRVYVGTAAGTVIALEADTGEKLWNAPTSGAVVDGPTVADGRVYVADEDGTLVAFHADTGQSWFTYEIQDAFTSSPTVLPAADATFVGAADGYLHVTDTTFGRRKLRGWLFSKKGVALDGPVRSSPVVAGDVLCIGDATGSLYGVDVADDAEDCDLVWFVDLEHEIADTPALGSDALFVGTDDGRLHRLEWKSDRSAP
- the radA gene encoding DNA repair and recombination protein RadA, translating into MPEADLETLPGVGPATADKLHDAGFDSYQSLAVASPSELSNTADVGESTASDIVRAARDAADIGGFETGSTVLERRNEIGKLSWHIDEVDDLLGGGIETQSITEVYGEFGAGKSQVTHQMAVNVQLPKEVGGLHGCAIFVDSEDTFRPERIDDMVRGLPDEAIDATLEDREIEGSADDEAAVDELVEDVLDKIHVAKAFNSNHQMLLAEKAKELAGEHEDSEYPVRLLCVDSLTAHFRAEYVGRGELADRQQKLNKHLHDLDKVGNLYNCAVIVTNQVASNPDSFFGDPTQPIGGNILGHKSTFRIYLRKSKGDKRIVRLVDAPNLADGEAVMRVQDGGLKPE
- a CDS encoding HalOD1 output domain-containing protein encodes the protein MIVHSLSTDARPSDSVTEAIVDAVSDIERCDPLTLPPLWDVIDPEALDELFAPTRRGRPRTGHVGFVYAGYEVTVAVDVLGSEAPASQSEAAASDDGDETISVSLESLE